CTGATGGAGAGTTGAAGCTAAGGCATAAATGTGATACAAAGTAGAAAGTGGATGAATTGCCTTATAGAGGGACAGGGAAAACACCTCAAGCACAGAAAGAGCAGAGCAGCTCACGGCTGAGGTGGGCCAGGCATCCTGACCATTCTACccactttctcctctttttagCTCTGaatgcccaggctgctctctccCAAGCTCGGGAGCACCAGCTGGCCTCTGCCTCAGAGCTGCCCTTGGGCTCTCGACCTGTGCCGCAGCCCCCAGTACCTCGTCCGGAGCACTGTGAGGGAGCTGCAGCAGGACTCAAGGCAGCCCAGGGGCCACCCACTCCTGCTGTGCCTCCAAATACAGATGTCATGGCCTGCACACAGACAGCCCTCTTGCAGAAGCTGACCTGGGCCTCTGCTGAACTAGGCTCTAGCACCTCCCTGGAGACTAGCatccagctgtgtggccttatcCGCGCATGTGCGGAGGCCCTGCGCAgcctgcagcagctgcagcacTAAGAGAAGCCCCTGAGAAAAACCCTCTAGAAAAACAGCTGTTCCTCTGTGTGGTTTGTTCTTTTCCTGGTTCCGAGTGTGCATGCCAGCCCCAGCTGCACTCAAGTTTTTCCTACTTTTGGCCTCTCACCTCTCCACTC
The genomic region above belongs to Papio anubis isolate 15944 chromosome 12, Panubis1.0, whole genome shotgun sequence and contains:
- the ZNRD2 gene encoding protein ZNRD2, with amino-acid sequence MALNGAEVDDFSWEPPTEAETKVLQARRERQDRISRLMGDYLLRGYRMLGETCADCGTILLQDKQRKIYCVACQELDSDVDKDNPALNAQAALSQAREHQLASASELPLGSRPVPQPPVPRPEHCEGAAAGLKAAQGPPTPAVPPNTDVMACTQTALLQKLTWASAELGSSTSLETSIQLCGLIRACAEALRSLQQLQH